A stretch of the Conger conger chromosome 3, fConCon1.1, whole genome shotgun sequence genome encodes the following:
- the LOC133123643 gene encoding protocadherin alpha-C2-like produces MEQQMKRYVLAFLLFCTRWGFVLSMTRYSIPEEMKEGSVVANLAADLGLDVSVMATREVKLDIMHSKKYLEINKRTGDLYILEKIDREYLCPTRTVCILKLDVIFEKPLRIFNIELEITDINDHEPQFRRDRIELDVSESASPGERFSLTNAVDSDVGSNTVKSYRLSDSEHFSIEIQMGSDGSKYVDLVLKKALDREQQAVHNLILTAVDGGVPARSGTASIVVSVVDTNDNAPQFDHQVYSANITENSPIGTVVLKLNATDLDEGSNAEIMYSFTLYTSEKTQEMFTLNPNTGEIKVKDVIDFEEIKILEMHIQAKDKGQYPLSGQCTVMVYVEDVNDNHPEITVKSLRSRVKETVPVGTVIALVGVSDRDSGNNGKVDLSISEQLPFVLNKSSERDFELVVSEALDRETVPEYNIILTVTDRGTPPLSENETITLELLDVNDNAPQFPKSFYTIPVMENNAPGSLLSSVTAFDPDFNENQYLVYFIVEREIVNTSMSMLFSINPENGDLYALKTFDYEREKEFLFHIEARDSGAPPLSSNVTVHIIILDQNDNTPLIVSPWRAHGSVVEEVIPRSTDKGHLIAKVIAIDSDSVQNSRVTYQFLQVPDATLFSLDQYNGEIRTMRMFSYRDPRHQRLVVIAKDNGDPALSATVTIKLSTMEHVVKAFSETSEVPLEYDIFSDLNLYLLIGLGSVSFLLLMTILVTIVLKCQKPKPPKATPPCRNSVVSQRSSTVADSTLVSNDAYWYSLFLAETRKGKVVVRQPVPKSGGYIVSSIPRSTGLTETSESAASTLQVRSFNIICWL; encoded by the coding sequence ATGGAGCAGCAAATGAAAAGGTATGTCTTGGCTTTCCTTCTATTCTGTACACGCTGGGGCTTTGTCTTGTCCATGACTCGTTACTCTATACCCGAAGAAATGAAGGAAGGCTCCGTTGTTGCGAATTTGGCCGCTGATTTGGGTCTGGATGTCAGTGTAATGGCGACACGCGAGGTTAAGCTGGATATAATGCATAGTAAGAAGTATCTGGAGATTAATAAAAGGACGGGTGACCTGTACATTTTAGAAAAGATTGACAGGGAATATTTGTGTCCGACGAGAACGGTGTGTATTCTTAAACTGGATGTAATATTTGAGAAACCATTGCgtatatttaatattgaattGGAAATCACGGATATCAATGACCACGAACCCCAGTTCCGTAGGGATAGGATTGAACTGGATGTGTCCGAATCTGCATCTCCCGGCGAGAGATTCTCTTTAACAAATGCCGTGGACTCAGATGTCGGCTCAAACACAGTAAAATCATACAGACTTAGTGACAGCGAACATTTCAGTATTGAGATCCAGATGGGAAGCGATGGATCTAAATATGTCGACTTGGTTCTGAAAAAGGCTTTGGACCGAGAACAGCAGGCAGTGCATAATCTCATACTCACTGCTGTAGACGGCGGAGTCCCTGCGCGCTCCGGCACGGCCAGCATCGTCGTGAGCGTGGTGGATACAAATGACAACGCCCCGCAATTTGACCACCAGGTTTATTCGGCGAACATAACGGAAAATTCCCCCATAGGAACAGTAGTATTGAAGCTAAATGCTACAGACTTAGATGAGGGCTCAAACGCAGAGATAATGTATTCCTTCACGCTGTACACTTCTGAGAAAACGCAGGAAATGTTCACGTTAAATCCAAATACTGGGGAAATTAAAGTTAAAGATGTGATTGATTTCGAGGAAATAAAAATTTTGGAGATGCATATTCAGGCCAAGGACAAAGGACAGTACCCACTGTCCGGACAGTGTACGGTGATGGTGTATGTGGAAGATGTGAATGATAACCACCCCGAGATCACTGTCAAGTCCCTTAGGAGTAGAGTGAAAGAGACTGTTCCCGTTGGCACAGTAATAGCCCTCGTTGGAGTTAGTGACAGAGACTCAGGCAACAATGGGAAGGTTGACCTCTCTATTAGCGAGCAGCTGCCTTTTGTACTCAACAAGTCATCAGAGAGAGATTTTGAACTGGTTGTTTCAGAGGCGTTGGACCGTGAGACAGTTCCGGAGTATAACATAATTTTAACAGTGACGGACAGAGGAACACCTCCTTTGTCAGAAAATGAAACCATCACATTGGAACTCCTGGATGTTAATGACAATGCACCACAGTTCCCAAAGTCGTTCTACACCATCCCAGTGATGGAGAATAACGCACCTGGTTCACTGTTGAGTTCAGTCACTGCGTTTGATCCAGATTTCAATGAAAACCagtatttagtttattttattgtggaaCGGGAAATCGTGAACACTTCAATGTCAATGCTGTTTTCCATTAACCCAGAGAACGGTGATCTTTACGCACTGAAAACGTTTGActacgagagagagaaagagttccTTTTCCACATTGAAGCCAGAGACTCTGGTGCTCCTCCACTCAGCAGTAATGTCACTGTCCACATCATTATTCTGGATCAGAACGACAACACCCCACTCATAGTCTCTCCATGGCGGGCGCACGGCTCTGTGGTTGAGGAAGTGATCCCAAGATCCACAGACAAAGGGCACTTGATAGCCAAAGTGATCGCCATTGACTCGGACTCTGTGCAGAACTCCCGGGTCACGTATCAGTTTCTACAGGTTCCAGATGCTACTCTATTCAGCCTGGACCAGTACAACGGGGAAATCCGGACAATGAGAATGTTCAGCTACAGAGATCCCCGTCATCAGAGGCTGGTAGTCATTGCCAAGGACAACGGGGATCCGGCTCTTTCTGCTACAGTTACCATAAAGTTATCAACAATGGAGCACGTTGTTAAAGCATTTTCTGAGACGTCTGAAGTTCCTTTGGAATATGATATATTTTCAGACTTAAACCTGTATTTGTTGATCGGTTTGGGCTCTGTGTCATTTCTGCTTTTGATGACAATATTGGTGACCATCGTGCTGAAGTGTCAGAAACCAAAGCCCCCCAAAGCGACCCCTCCCTGCAGAAACAGTGTCGTTAGCCAGAGGAGCTCTACTGTAGCAGATTCCACCCTGGTGTCCAATGATGCGTACTGGTACAGCTTGTTTTTGGCGGAGACGAGGAAGGGAAAGGTGGTGGTTAGACAGCCTGTACCGAAGAGTGGTGGGTACATCGTTTCCAGTATTCCCAGGAGCACTGGCCTCACAGAGACTAGCGAGTCAGCTGCTTCTACTCTACAGGTAAGATCCTTTAATATTATTTGTTGGCTTTAA